A genomic stretch from Hemicordylus capensis ecotype Gifberg chromosome 1, rHemCap1.1.pri, whole genome shotgun sequence includes:
- the VPS18 gene encoding vacuolar protein sorting-associated protein 18 homolog isoform X1: MASILDQYVDSLSHSASSQQSRTSLGIPHTGYVNARLEKETPIFNKQRIDFTPPEKINSLVVSSNQLCMSLGKDIIFRIDLAKADEPNQVELGRKDEAKVHKLFLDHTGSHLIIALNTSECLYLNRSVQKVRLLSRWKGHLIESVGWNKFFGSETNTGPILVGTSQGQMYETEISVSEGSLFGTNPDQYFRLIYNLEEEAGPAPVCCLEVERGIDGKCFIIATTRKRLFQFVGKVPEGGEQQAFGTIFSMPADHLPGFREFPADLGYSEIAFYTPKLRSSPSAFAWMMGNGVLYGSLDYGRPDSILSDEQVWEYPSDVDGAANKPISIVLTQFHFLLLFPDRVKAVCTLNGQVVFQDVFLEKFGSLKRMIKDPSFGQIWIHTEKVVFRYNVQRESRDVWKMYMNINKFDLAKEYCKDRPECLDIVLAKEAEYCFQNKKYLDSAKCYALTQNYFEEIALKFIEAKQEEALMEFLLKKLASLKPSEKTQTTLLTTWLTELYLNRLGVLQGDSSKRDLYERTRDKFRSFLGSPRNKDCLFNNRATIHELLASHGDTEHMVHFAVIMHDYERVIAHYCQHDNYNEALEVLSRIKNEMLFYKFSPVLIQHIPRKVVNAWIEMGKNLDATNLIPALVNYSQSESTQQISEAIRYMEFCVHELKETQQAIHNYLLSLYASCRPDSLLSYLEQAGTRADNIHYDLKYALRLCAEHGHHRACVHVYKVMEMYEEAVDLALQVDVDMAKSCADLPDEDEELRKKLWLKIARHVVQEEKDVKKAMACLSSCNLLKIEDVLPFFPDFVTIDHFKEAICNSLEAYNKHIEELKTEMEEATQSAKRIREDIQEMRNKYGSVEPQEKCAACDFPLLNRPFYLFLCGHMFHYDCLLQAVYPNLPAYKQIKLEDLQKKLSATSQPSKSHHCPKGTDPAGQGKSQPSREQMKADIDDIVAAECVYCGELMIQSIDKPFIDPQRYEEEMQSWL; this comes from the exons atggccTCCATTCTGGACCAGTACGTGGACTCGCTTTCTCACTCCGCCTCCTCGCAGCAGAGCCGCACCAGCCTGGGCATTCCGCACACCG ggtatgTGAATGCTCGGCTAGAAAAGGAGACACCAATTTTTAACAAACAGAGGATTGATTTCACCCCACCCGAAAAAATTAATAGCCTAGTGGTCTCATCTAATCAGCTGTGCATGAGTCTTGGAAAAGACATAATTTTCAG AATTGATCttgccaaagcagatgagccTAACCAGGTAGAGCTTGGGCGAAAGGATGAAGCCAAAGTTCACAAGCTCTTTTTGGACCATACAG GATCTCACCTTATCATCGCCTTGAATACCAGTGAATGCCTTTATTTGAACCGAAGTGTTCAGAAGGTGCGACTCTTGTCCCGCTGGAAAGGTCATTTGATTGAAAGTGTGGGCTGGAACAAGTTCTTTGGTTCAGAGACGAACACAGGCCCCATTTTGGTTGGAACCTCCCAAGGCCAAATGTACGAGACTGAGATTTCTGTCAGTGAGGGCAGCCTCTTTGGCACTAACCCCGACCAATATTTCCGCCTCATTTATAacttggaggaggaggcagggcctGCTCCAGTCTGCTGTCTAGAGGTAGAACGAGGGATTGATGGGAAGTGCTTCATCATCGCCACCACTCGTAAGAGGCTTTTCCAGTTTGTCGGCAAGGTGCCcgaaggaggagagcagcaggcCTTTGGCACGATCTTTAGCATGCCTGCAGACCACCTGCCTGGCTTTCGTGAGTTTCCAGCTGACCTTGGCTACAGCGAAATAGCATTCTATACTCCAAAGCTTCGCTCCTCTCCAAGCGCTTTTGCTTGGATGATGGGAAACGGGGTCTTGTATGGATCGCTGGACTATGGACGTCCTGACTCTATTCTGAGCGATGAGCAGGTTTGGGAGTATCCTTCTGATGTAGATGGAGCAGCCAACAAGCCCATTTCTATAGTGCTCACTCAGTTCCATTTTCTGCTGCTCTTTCCTGATAGAGTGAAGGCCGTGTGCACTTTGAATGGACAGGTTGTCTTCCAGGATGTGTTCTTGGAAAAGTTTGGCTCACTGAAGCGAATGATCAAAGACCCCTCATTTGGGCAAATCTGGATTCACACAGAAAAGGTTGTGTTTCGATACAATGTGCAGCGTGAATCCCGAGATGTGTGGAAGATGTACATGAATATTAACAAGTTTGATTTGGCCAAAGAGTACTGCAAGGACCGCCCTGAGTGCCTGGATATTGTGCTGGCAAAGGAGGCGGAATACTGCTTCCAGAACAAGAAATATCTGGATAGTGCTAAGTGTTATGCATTGACCCAAAATTATTTTGAGGAGATTGCCCTTAAGTTCATTGAGGCCAAGCAGGAAGAAGCACTGATGGAATTTCTGCTGAAGAAACTGGCTAGCTTGAAGCCCTCGGAAAAGACTCAGACAACCCTCCTAACCACCTGGTTGACAGAGCTGTATTTGAATCGCCTGGGGGTGCTGCAAGGGGACTCTTCAAAACGGGACCTCTATGAGAGGACCCGGGACAAGTTCCGTAGCTTCTTGGGCAGCCCCAGAAATAAAGATTGCTTGTTCAACAACCGGGCAACCATTCATGAGCTGTTGGCAAGCCACGGAGACACGGAACACATGGTACACTTTGCTGTCATCATGCATGACTATGAGCGGGTGATAGCACACTACTGCCAGCATGACAACTACAACGAAGCACTTGAAGTCCTGTCCAGAATCAAGAATGAGATGCTCTTCTACAAGTTCTCTCCAGTCTTGATCCAGCATATCCCCAGGAAAGTGGTGAATGCTTGGATTGAGATGGGCAAGAACCTGGATGCAACGAACCTCATCCCTGCCCTTGTCAACTACAGTCAGAGTGAGAGCACCCAGCAGATCAGTGAAGCCATTCGCTACATGGAGTTTTGTGTGCATGAGCTGAAGGAAACACAGCAGGCCATTCACAACTACCTGCTGTCGCTCTATGCTTCCTGTCGCCCTGACTCACTGTTGTCATACCTAGAACAAGCTGGAACCCGCGCCGACAACATCCATTATGACCTGAAGTATGCGCTCCGCCTGTGTGCAGAACATGGACATCACCGAGCTTGCGTCCATGTGTACAAAGTTATGGAGATGTATGAAGAAGCTGTGGATCTGGCATTGCAG GTGGATGTAGATATGGCAAAGTCCTGTGCAGACCTCCCTGATGAGGATGAGGAGCTGCGGAAGAAGCTCTGGCTGAAAATTGCACGCCACGTTGTCCAGGAAGAGAAGGATGTCAAGAAGGCCATGGCCTGCCTTTCTAGCTGCAACCTCTTGAAGATCGAAGATGTCCTTCCATTTTTCCCAGACTTTGTCACTATTGATCACTTCAAAGAAGCCATCTGCAACTCTCTAGAGGCCTACAACAAGCATATAGAGGAGCTGAAGACAGAGATGGAGGAAGCAACGCAGAGTGCCAAAAGGATCCGGGAGGACATTCAGGAGATGAGGAACAAATATGGCTCAGTGGAACCACAGGAGAAGTGTGCAGCGTGTGACTTTCCGCTCCTTAACCGCCCCTTTTATCTCTTCCTCTGTGGCCACATGTTCCACTATGATTGCCTTCTCCAGGCAGTTTATCCAAACTTGCCAGCCTATAAGCAGATTAAACTGGAGGACCTTCAGAAGAAGCTTTCGGCCACAAGCCAACCCTCCAAATCCCATCACTGCCCTAAAGGGACAGATCCTGCTGGCCAAGGAAAAAGCCAGCCTAGTCGGGAACAGATGAAAGCTGACATTGATGATATCGTGGCAGCTGAATGTGTATATTGCGGAGAGCTAATGATCCAGTCCATTGACAAGCCTTTCATTGATCCACAGAGGTATGAAGAAGAGATGCAGAGCTGGCTGTAG
- the VPS18 gene encoding vacuolar protein sorting-associated protein 18 homolog isoform X2 yields MSLGKDIIFRIDLAKADEPNQVELGRKDEAKVHKLFLDHTGSHLIIALNTSECLYLNRSVQKVRLLSRWKGHLIESVGWNKFFGSETNTGPILVGTSQGQMYETEISVSEGSLFGTNPDQYFRLIYNLEEEAGPAPVCCLEVERGIDGKCFIIATTRKRLFQFVGKVPEGGEQQAFGTIFSMPADHLPGFREFPADLGYSEIAFYTPKLRSSPSAFAWMMGNGVLYGSLDYGRPDSILSDEQVWEYPSDVDGAANKPISIVLTQFHFLLLFPDRVKAVCTLNGQVVFQDVFLEKFGSLKRMIKDPSFGQIWIHTEKVVFRYNVQRESRDVWKMYMNINKFDLAKEYCKDRPECLDIVLAKEAEYCFQNKKYLDSAKCYALTQNYFEEIALKFIEAKQEEALMEFLLKKLASLKPSEKTQTTLLTTWLTELYLNRLGVLQGDSSKRDLYERTRDKFRSFLGSPRNKDCLFNNRATIHELLASHGDTEHMVHFAVIMHDYERVIAHYCQHDNYNEALEVLSRIKNEMLFYKFSPVLIQHIPRKVVNAWIEMGKNLDATNLIPALVNYSQSESTQQISEAIRYMEFCVHELKETQQAIHNYLLSLYASCRPDSLLSYLEQAGTRADNIHYDLKYALRLCAEHGHHRACVHVYKVMEMYEEAVDLALQVDVDMAKSCADLPDEDEELRKKLWLKIARHVVQEEKDVKKAMACLSSCNLLKIEDVLPFFPDFVTIDHFKEAICNSLEAYNKHIEELKTEMEEATQSAKRIREDIQEMRNKYGSVEPQEKCAACDFPLLNRPFYLFLCGHMFHYDCLLQAVYPNLPAYKQIKLEDLQKKLSATSQPSKSHHCPKGTDPAGQGKSQPSREQMKADIDDIVAAECVYCGELMIQSIDKPFIDPQRYEEEMQSWL; encoded by the exons ATGAGTCTTGGAAAAGACATAATTTTCAG AATTGATCttgccaaagcagatgagccTAACCAGGTAGAGCTTGGGCGAAAGGATGAAGCCAAAGTTCACAAGCTCTTTTTGGACCATACAG GATCTCACCTTATCATCGCCTTGAATACCAGTGAATGCCTTTATTTGAACCGAAGTGTTCAGAAGGTGCGACTCTTGTCCCGCTGGAAAGGTCATTTGATTGAAAGTGTGGGCTGGAACAAGTTCTTTGGTTCAGAGACGAACACAGGCCCCATTTTGGTTGGAACCTCCCAAGGCCAAATGTACGAGACTGAGATTTCTGTCAGTGAGGGCAGCCTCTTTGGCACTAACCCCGACCAATATTTCCGCCTCATTTATAacttggaggaggaggcagggcctGCTCCAGTCTGCTGTCTAGAGGTAGAACGAGGGATTGATGGGAAGTGCTTCATCATCGCCACCACTCGTAAGAGGCTTTTCCAGTTTGTCGGCAAGGTGCCcgaaggaggagagcagcaggcCTTTGGCACGATCTTTAGCATGCCTGCAGACCACCTGCCTGGCTTTCGTGAGTTTCCAGCTGACCTTGGCTACAGCGAAATAGCATTCTATACTCCAAAGCTTCGCTCCTCTCCAAGCGCTTTTGCTTGGATGATGGGAAACGGGGTCTTGTATGGATCGCTGGACTATGGACGTCCTGACTCTATTCTGAGCGATGAGCAGGTTTGGGAGTATCCTTCTGATGTAGATGGAGCAGCCAACAAGCCCATTTCTATAGTGCTCACTCAGTTCCATTTTCTGCTGCTCTTTCCTGATAGAGTGAAGGCCGTGTGCACTTTGAATGGACAGGTTGTCTTCCAGGATGTGTTCTTGGAAAAGTTTGGCTCACTGAAGCGAATGATCAAAGACCCCTCATTTGGGCAAATCTGGATTCACACAGAAAAGGTTGTGTTTCGATACAATGTGCAGCGTGAATCCCGAGATGTGTGGAAGATGTACATGAATATTAACAAGTTTGATTTGGCCAAAGAGTACTGCAAGGACCGCCCTGAGTGCCTGGATATTGTGCTGGCAAAGGAGGCGGAATACTGCTTCCAGAACAAGAAATATCTGGATAGTGCTAAGTGTTATGCATTGACCCAAAATTATTTTGAGGAGATTGCCCTTAAGTTCATTGAGGCCAAGCAGGAAGAAGCACTGATGGAATTTCTGCTGAAGAAACTGGCTAGCTTGAAGCCCTCGGAAAAGACTCAGACAACCCTCCTAACCACCTGGTTGACAGAGCTGTATTTGAATCGCCTGGGGGTGCTGCAAGGGGACTCTTCAAAACGGGACCTCTATGAGAGGACCCGGGACAAGTTCCGTAGCTTCTTGGGCAGCCCCAGAAATAAAGATTGCTTGTTCAACAACCGGGCAACCATTCATGAGCTGTTGGCAAGCCACGGAGACACGGAACACATGGTACACTTTGCTGTCATCATGCATGACTATGAGCGGGTGATAGCACACTACTGCCAGCATGACAACTACAACGAAGCACTTGAAGTCCTGTCCAGAATCAAGAATGAGATGCTCTTCTACAAGTTCTCTCCAGTCTTGATCCAGCATATCCCCAGGAAAGTGGTGAATGCTTGGATTGAGATGGGCAAGAACCTGGATGCAACGAACCTCATCCCTGCCCTTGTCAACTACAGTCAGAGTGAGAGCACCCAGCAGATCAGTGAAGCCATTCGCTACATGGAGTTTTGTGTGCATGAGCTGAAGGAAACACAGCAGGCCATTCACAACTACCTGCTGTCGCTCTATGCTTCCTGTCGCCCTGACTCACTGTTGTCATACCTAGAACAAGCTGGAACCCGCGCCGACAACATCCATTATGACCTGAAGTATGCGCTCCGCCTGTGTGCAGAACATGGACATCACCGAGCTTGCGTCCATGTGTACAAAGTTATGGAGATGTATGAAGAAGCTGTGGATCTGGCATTGCAG GTGGATGTAGATATGGCAAAGTCCTGTGCAGACCTCCCTGATGAGGATGAGGAGCTGCGGAAGAAGCTCTGGCTGAAAATTGCACGCCACGTTGTCCAGGAAGAGAAGGATGTCAAGAAGGCCATGGCCTGCCTTTCTAGCTGCAACCTCTTGAAGATCGAAGATGTCCTTCCATTTTTCCCAGACTTTGTCACTATTGATCACTTCAAAGAAGCCATCTGCAACTCTCTAGAGGCCTACAACAAGCATATAGAGGAGCTGAAGACAGAGATGGAGGAAGCAACGCAGAGTGCCAAAAGGATCCGGGAGGACATTCAGGAGATGAGGAACAAATATGGCTCAGTGGAACCACAGGAGAAGTGTGCAGCGTGTGACTTTCCGCTCCTTAACCGCCCCTTTTATCTCTTCCTCTGTGGCCACATGTTCCACTATGATTGCCTTCTCCAGGCAGTTTATCCAAACTTGCCAGCCTATAAGCAGATTAAACTGGAGGACCTTCAGAAGAAGCTTTCGGCCACAAGCCAACCCTCCAAATCCCATCACTGCCCTAAAGGGACAGATCCTGCTGGCCAAGGAAAAAGCCAGCCTAGTCGGGAACAGATGAAAGCTGACATTGATGATATCGTGGCAGCTGAATGTGTATATTGCGGAGAGCTAATGATCCAGTCCATTGACAAGCCTTTCATTGATCCACAGAGGTATGAAGAAGAGATGCAGAGCTGGCTGTAG